A segment of the Halocatena salina genome:
GGACGCGATTCTATACTACGCCGAGATGGGAAGACTGGTATTTTGCACTGTAGTATAAACCATCAATGGGAGAGTAAGTGTTGGGACGATGCAGAAAGCTCTGCTGACCGGCCAGAGTCTATTGACTTCTACATTTTCGCGACCACTATGAACCCCGCCGGTATCAAACGAGACCGTGTAGAAGAGGAATTCAGAGACGAATATAGTTGGAGAGTGGAGATATACGACTTTGAACGTCTTCGAAATCGATTGGTAGGGAACAACCAAAATCATGATTTGGCGAAGGAGCACCTGAACACAGATCCTGGTCGGGGCCACGTGGATACATCGGAGTTTGTTTTAGACAGCTTGCATCAGTAATACGAGGAAATACAGAACAAAAGCGACATTCAACAGATTAGGCCGCTTGTTGAGAATCTCGTTGAA
Coding sequences within it:
- a CDS encoding restriction endonuclease, which produces MTGTPTEKAIKHIETGHRLERLTADLLQREGCEVDPTGTRGPDGGRDSILRRDGKTGILHCSINHQWESKCWDDAESSADRPESIDFYIFATTMNPAGIKRDRVEEEFRDEYSWRVEIYDFERLRNRLVGNNQNHDLAKEHLNTDPGRGHVDTSEFVLDSLHQ